One part of the Candidatus Binatia bacterium genome encodes these proteins:
- a CDS encoding aryl-sulfate sulfotransferase encodes MRGFLRTAIVAACATALAPFAVLADEQAAGGDAKAPPASAARAPEPSRAEIERLQALGYVDVTQEPLDPARSGVVLYDRARSQPGYNYFTNAHLCSAQLIDAEGHVLRTWALEPCHRWDNSSFTPDGDVLVIGRELPPGGGRPWSAGRYVARLGFDGRVVWRRPLGAHHDIQWTPRGEIAVLTSTFRRVPELDEARDLKDDSLTLLSPDGEVRASASLYELLKTAPREQFKLRGRKRGKRHLDLLHANSVFWMQDPKLAARDPLYAPQNVVVTIRHQDAVVVIDWDARKVVWAWGQSELSGPHDAVVLPSGNFLVFDNGLGRGWSRVVELDPKTRKIVWQYRAPEPETFYTQTRGANQRLANGNTLVAQSDSGRAFEVTPDGEMVWEFLNPNGRDGKRAALVRMRRLEPRVVDAWMAAAAASGKGEGAEKGEGAEKGAAGTSAAGGTP; translated from the coding sequence ATGCGAGGCTTCCTCCGCACCGCCATCGTCGCCGCGTGCGCCACGGCGCTCGCTCCGTTCGCCGTCCTCGCGGACGAGCAGGCCGCCGGCGGGGACGCCAAGGCGCCGCCGGCGAGCGCGGCGCGCGCGCCCGAGCCGTCGCGTGCGGAGATCGAGCGGCTGCAGGCGCTCGGCTACGTCGACGTCACCCAGGAGCCGCTCGACCCCGCGCGCTCGGGCGTCGTGCTGTACGACCGCGCGCGCTCGCAGCCGGGCTACAACTACTTCACCAACGCGCACCTCTGCTCGGCGCAGCTCATCGACGCCGAGGGCCACGTGCTGCGCACCTGGGCGCTCGAGCCATGTCACCGCTGGGACAACTCGAGCTTCACGCCCGACGGCGACGTGCTGGTGATCGGCCGCGAGCTGCCGCCCGGCGGGGGACGGCCCTGGTCCGCCGGTCGCTACGTGGCGCGTCTCGGCTTCGACGGCCGCGTCGTGTGGCGGCGTCCGCTCGGCGCGCACCACGACATCCAGTGGACGCCGCGCGGCGAGATCGCGGTCCTGACCTCGACCTTCCGCCGCGTGCCCGAGCTCGACGAGGCGCGCGACCTGAAGGACGACTCGCTGACGCTGCTCTCACCCGACGGCGAGGTGCGCGCGTCGGCGTCACTCTACGAGCTCCTGAAGACCGCGCCGCGCGAGCAGTTCAAGCTGCGCGGCCGCAAGCGCGGCAAGCGCCACCTCGACCTGCTGCACGCGAACTCCGTCTTCTGGATGCAGGATCCGAAGCTCGCCGCGCGCGACCCGCTCTACGCGCCGCAGAACGTCGTCGTCACGATCCGCCACCAGGACGCGGTGGTGGTGATCGACTGGGACGCGAGGAAGGTCGTGTGGGCGTGGGGACAGAGCGAGCTCTCCGGTCCGCACGACGCGGTGGTGCTGCCGAGCGGCAACTTCCTCGTGTTCGACAACGGGCTCGGCCGCGGCTGGTCGCGCGTCGTCGAGCTCGACCCGAAGACGCGCAAGATCGTCTGGCAGTACCGCGCCCCCGAGCCAGAGACGTTCTACACCCAGACCCGCGGCGCCAATCAGCGGCTCGCGAACGGCAACACGCTGGTCGCGCAGTCGGACAGCGGGCGCGCGTTCGAGGTGACGCCGGACGGGGAGATGGTGTGGGAGTTCCTGAACCCGAACGGTCGCGACGGAAAGCGCGCCGCGCTGGTGCGCATGC